The Camelus dromedarius isolate mCamDro1 chromosome 23, mCamDro1.pat, whole genome shotgun sequence nucleotide sequence GAAGTTAAGGGGAAAGGCTGAAGACTGGCCAAAGTGGAAAtgtcatctctttttaaaatcaaaataatgtaacaaaatatagttaaaatcacacaatatttaaagcttacacacacaaaaacagcaGTCATCAGTTCCCTCTACTGAGATAATCTCTTCCAATTatttcagctttctcatctgaTGTTTACttcatatttgtaaattatatatttctccttttatttcttaatgtagAAATATTAGACAGTAAGTCGGATATTAAGCATCTTATATCACATTGTATCCCtaccttcccttccctcttaCCTTATCCTCCCAATAGAGTTATCATCACAATTTTGGCCATATCAGTAGTCATATCAGTAGTCAGTGCTGACATGATTATTACTGTGTAAATAACATCAATTGTGGAGCCAAGCAGTGTATTTTGATTGTTTCATGTTCAAACAACCCTTTGTTGTGAAATTATAATTAAGTAATTTATTATGCACCTGTCTTCAGCTTATTTCTGAAATGACAGTTCTGTTAAGTTCTTACTAATGTTTTCTCTCAAATGGTCAACATATCAGATaatcaaagaaattaattttctttttttctggagacttgCCCCACCTCCACTGAGTAATTCTTTTTGGTCACCAGCGCCACCTTGCTGACTATTGGTGGAGTGGAAAGACAAAACTACGAGGCACAGAGTTGGTGTTTTTAAACCAGAAAATGTCCTTTCTATGGTCTCTGACCTTGCGAATGACAAGCTGGAGGAAGGAATAAGGTCCTTGTGTTAAGGGTAGAAGAGAGGGTTTAAAATAGTTAAAtgtcctctccctttgccctgtCATCCTCTTCTTCTGCCTATTCTGTTGTATGAATTTGCCACAATTCatgtatccattcacctgttgatggacattgggttgtttccagttttcaattTTGGGTTATTATGGACAAAACTGTTACGAACATTTGTATGCAAGTCTTGGTGCAGACACATTATCATTTCTCTTGGCTCAGTACTTAGAGGTAGACTGTTTCGATTGTATGCTAAGGGTAtacttaacttttaaagaaactgccaaaccatttTACAAAGCAGttgtactattttgcattcccaccagtagcaTGTGAGAGCTTCACAATTTGCCAACACTTACTTAATATggtcaatcttttttttttttgtcagtctttttaattttagctatccTTGTGGGTGTGTTGtgttttctcattgtggttttaatttgatttgcatttccataatgaaTAAttatgttgggcatcttttcgtGTGTTTATTTTGAGttacccatttttaaatagtCCATTAGTAATAGGGTTAACCCTAAGTTAGGGCAAAGGAAGCAGTGTTACATGACAGGTGCCATAAAAGAATCTACTCACCAACTGGCTATGAAATTCTTCTTAAGTTACTTGAAATTCCCACCTGAGGCATAAAGGTACATGCTCTTTTGAGCTGAGAGAACCCATATAAGGAGCAGTTTCTAAAAAAGATGTTTTGAATTGAAATGCCTAAGTTATCTGTAAGTGAAGACAGCAATGGGTATGCTTCCTCCCATTTTCTTCCATTAGAACAGCTTGTTTTCTAGATTAGCTAAAGGTCATTTTTATAAAGTACAGAGACTGTGCTTTGAGGGAATGGCAGAGTGGCTGGGGTCCTTGGAGAAAGTGGAAAGGCAGGAATAGGGGATAAAGAATTgcaaaagaaatttgaaatagcAGACCAGACAGGACATCCTGTCTGGTAAGCCCTGGCCGGTGCCTGTATGTGTTCTGGAGGAGTATAGTCAGGTGGGTGAGAccgagaggagagggaggagatagGGTAAATGCACAAATGTATcggagggtgggggcaggcccCAGGGAATGGAGTGCCTGAAGGGGAGACTGACACCAGAAACAGGGAAGATGCTGAATGTTAATGTTACCCTCTTCATAGTTTAGTTCCGAGGAGCACTATTACTTTAAAACATCTTGGGCTAGAACAGcttctgttttcagtcttctCTTCGACCAGCTAGATCCCTTTAATTTGGGgcctttccccctctttcctcAGCTCTGTCTTTTGGGTTCCATgtgacagaagaagaaagtagcTTTTGTGGTGGCGGCCACTGCATGCAACTCCCCTTCCCTGCGCGGCTCCGCAACCAAAATCTTCAGTGGCTGCTCCCCGGACAGTACAGTGCCGTGGGTAAGGGCCCAGGCCCTGGAGCCCCACTGCCTGGGTTCAGTTTCTGGCTCTCCcgtttattagctgtgtgactgtgggcaagtggCTTAATCAtcctgtacctcagtttccttatctaaaaATAGAGATAATCTGACcttctttaaagagttgtgaggattaagtgaattaataatttaaaagtgtTTAGAACATGGGCTGGCAGGTTATAAGCTCTTGATAATGTTAGCTATTAATTGAATTTAAACTCCTTGGCCCCTCTTTCAAGGCACTTTATAATCCGGCCTCTGCCCGTCTACCCGTCTGTCTCATTATTTCTTGTCTACTTCATTTGAGTTTTGCTGGTTTCCTCACTGAATCATGAATCTATGCATAGTTCCACATGGCTTCCATTGCCTGGAAGGTCCTTAATTCAATTCCTACCCAGTCTTCAAAGATCACTTCAAATCCCATGTCCTCTATTACCTCTTATTACCAATTATTTCTTGAGTTCGCATCAATCATCTTCCCATTTGAGTTCATAGTGCCACAGAATTTAGTGAATAATTACACACTCATCACTCCTTCATATGAAACCGTTTTTGTCTCCCTAATAGCCTGTAAACTTCCTGAGTGCAGAAGCAATGTCTGATACTTCTGAGCTCTGTTTCAGTGGAGTGAACACCTTGCCTTTATTCCATTTCAAGTGTCTGTAAAGAGATTCAATGCAGGCAACAGAGGAGGATGTGGATAATTTATAGCTTTAATAACAAATTAATTAGGGGTGGGGATGATAGCTTCCTTCCTGTCTGTGGCACTCTCCAAAGACAGAGATTCCCTTCCCCAAAGGTCCGGACAACCCCTGCTTCATTTGTGAACCAAGAAAGCAGAACACATCTTACCCACATAAGCTTATCAAACAGACTCTTGCCCCtgtcatttcctcttctttccatcTTCCAAGAGAAAATATTAGATTTTGAGTTTCTGATGGGTTATGATCATGtctttctctttcagttcttCCCTGTTGAAAGTCTCAACCCTTAATTTTTCTACTGATCATCAGGACCCTTATAACCTCTAAGCTTGTAGGGGTGATCTCAGGAGTAGATGGACTGGAACAATTTGCTTATTATAAACAAGACTGGGAAAATTGGTGAAGAACCCCTACAGAGGTCTGGAATGCAGAAACCTTGCCCAGAATCCTTATTCTGTGATCATTTCAAGCCTGAACTGCAGCCTTACCTTACTCCAGATAAATGTCATTGTTTCATGTGTCTTCTAGTCCCCCACTGTTTCCTTCAGTGATTCTTTATGTTCTTCCTTGTCAATCTCTATCCCCAAATCATTTCTAAGCCAGTCACAGGATTGCTAGCCTAGTTATTGAGTGCAAAGCCACAGAACAAAGAGCCCAGAAAGGAGTGGGGCTAGGAGGGTTGCTGAGAAAAGAGGAACCCCCGCATCTGAGGGGAAGAGATGCAATTTTTCCAAGTCTGGCAGGAAGGCTCGGGCGTCCTCCAGAGCTGCCTGAGCTGCCACAGTAAAGTTGGGGTCACCAGAGATTAAAACATCAAAGACACAGGAATGGAAGTAAACGTCTTCAACTGGTAGCCCTTCCTTGCACAGCTGTCTGGCGGTATCAATGGTGATAGCTCCCCGACGACTGCGCTCTGAACGAGAAAGTCGCTGGCTTGGAGGGCATCCCCCAACACAGAGCTGCAGGTCCTGCTCAGCTGAGAAG carries:
- the HJV gene encoding hemojuvelin isoform X2 — its product is MQECIDQKVYQAEVDNLPAAFEDGSINGGDRPGGSSLSIRTANPGSHVEIQAAYIGTTIIIRQTAKQLSFSIRVAEDVARAFSAEQDLQLCVGGCPPSQRLSRSERSRRGAITIDTARQLCKEGLPVEDVYFHSCVFDVLISGDPNFTVAAQAALEDARAFLPDLEKLHLFPSDAGVPLFSATLLAPLLSGLFVLWLCTQ